A region of the Deinococcus planocerae genome:
GACCGCCACCGCTTTCCGGCCCCTGCTGGGCTGGCTGGGCGGCGCGGCGTGGAGCCGGGTCTTCGTGGTGCTCACGGGCGCCATGCTGCTGGGGCTGTTCGTGGCGGGGGTCGCGCCCATGCTCGCCCGCCGCCAGCGCCACGCCCCGCTGCGGACCCTCGCGCTCGGCGTGCTTGCCCTCGCCCTCCTGATCGGCCCGGCGCTCGGGCTCGCGCTCGTGGGGCTGCTCGTGCCCGCGCTTCTTGCCACGGCCTTCGCCCTGCTCACCGTCGCCACCGGCCTGAGCGTCACCGCCTACGACGCGGGCCGCGCCCTGGCCTACCGGCTGCGCCTGCCCCTTCCCGACGCGGTGGGCGCGCTGCTGGGGCTGTGCACCGTCGCCGCCTCCCTCAGCGTGCCGCCGCTGGCCCTCGTGCTCGTGCTCGTGGGCGGCGCGTGGGGCGCAGGCACCCTGCTCCTCACCCGGCAGGGGCAGGAGGCGGGAGGAAGGTTCCCGGCCTGAAGGTCAAAAAGTCAGGGCCGGAGCATCGATGCTCCGGCCCTGGCCTTTCCGACTGCGCTTCCGGCTGAAACTCAGCTCAGGATGCGCTTGAGGTGCAAGTAGATCTCGTACCAGTCCTGCTTGTCGCGGGGGCGCTTGCCGCGCAGCTCGATGCGCGACAGGGTGCGCACCCAGTCGGGCGTGAGCTGCCCGCCGAGTGCCGGGTCGGCCACGAGGTCGGCCAGCCCCTTGGGCAGCGCCCCCTCGGTGGAGTCGCCGTAGAACTCGACGCCCTCGAGCAGGTCGTGCACCGTGATGGCGTAGGCCCCCGCCAGCGTCTGGAGGGTCTCCAGGCTGGGGTTCGTGCGCCCGCGCTCGAGGTCGCTGAGGTACGGAACGCTGATCCCGGCGGTCTCGGCCACGTCCTTGAGCCGCAGCCCGCGTTCGCTGCGCAGTTCGCGGAGTCGTTCGTGCAGTTTCATCTTTCACCTCCTTGGCTGCGGCGTCGCCTCGCTTCCGTCTCCAGGTGCCCGGAGCAGGAAGGTGTGCCGCCTCGGGCGGGACCGGCCCGCCACGGAACTTGCCTGTGAGCAGAACGGGACACCCTTGGTCGGAGTGTAACACCGCTCCCCGGTACGGTCAATACAGAATAGAGCCCCCCTCTTCTTGCCTCCCCTTAGACACTCTGCTATTATCGTAATCAAAGGATGAATTCAGGTCTCAGCCTCTCTGCGGGGTTGTGCCCGAGCATCGTGACAGGAGGGCGGCCTATGCGCGCACTGGACATTATCGCCGAGAGTATCCGCGTGGGGTACGTTCATCCCACCACCGTCCTCAACACCCTGATCGAGACCGAGAACGAGGGTGGGCTGGGTGCGGTGCGCCGGGTCGAGCGCCACCTCTCGGTCGGGAACCTCGCCCTGCGCGAGCGCGCCCATCCCCACCAGGACCTCGCCCAGCTCTGGTTGGGGGCCACCCGCGCTTACCTCGTCACCCAGGCGGAGCGCAGGCAGGCGGTATAAAGCGGAAGGTCGAAAGCCGGGGGCAGAAGGCCGGGAAAGCTTCTGCCCTCGCTGCCTTTTCTGGCCTTCAGCCTTCCGCCTTTAGCCCGTAGATGTCCTCGTACTTCGCGTGCAGGTAGGCGACGTAGGGGTCGGCGCTGAGGGCACGGCCTGTGGCCCGCTCGGTGAGTTCGGCGGGCGTGAGGCTGCGTCCGTGGCTGTGGACCTGCTCGGCGAGCCACGCCAGCAGGGGAGCGTACTCGGCGCGCTCGATCCCCGCCGCGATCTCCGGGTCCCTCCTGGCCGCCTCCAGAAGCTGCACGCTGAGGAGGTTGCCGAGGGTGTAGGTCGGGAAGTAGCCGATCAGCCCCGCCGACCAGTGGATGTCTTGCAAGACGCCCCGCGCGTCGTCCGGGGGCGTCAGGCCCAGATAGTCGTGCATCTTCGCGTTCCAGGCCTCCGGCAGCTCGGCCACCCGCAGCGTGCCCTCCAGCAGGGCGAGTTCGAGTTCGAAGCGCAGCATGACGTGAAAGTTGTAGGTCACCTCGTCGGCCTCGACCCGGATCAGGCTGGGCTGAACGCGGTTGACGGCGCGGTAGATCGTGTCGGCATCAAGTCCCGCCGTCACCTCGGGCGCGACCTTGGCGAGGGCCGGGAGGTAGCGTTCCCAGAAGGGCCGGGAGCGGGCGAGCAGGTTCTCGAACAGGCGCGACTGGCTCTCGTGGACGCCGAGGCTGGCCCCCGCCGACACGGGCGTGCGCTCCCAGCGCGGCGCCACTCCCCGCTCGTACATCGCGTGCCCGGTCTCGTGCCAGGTGCCGAAGAGACAGGCGGGCCAGTACGCCTCCACCCGGGTCGTGATGCGCACGTCCTCCCGGCTGAAGTTTGTCTGGAAGGGGTGGGCGCTCTCGTCCTGCCGTGAGAACGCCGGCCCCAGCCCGAAGGCCTCGCCCGCCACCCGCCACGCGAAGGCCTTCTGCGCCTCGGGGGAGAAGGGGCGGGTCAGCACGCCGTAGTCCGCCGCGTTCCCCGCCGCCGTGACGCGCCGCAGCAGGGGGAGGGTGCGGTCGCGCAGGTCGGCGAAGACCGCCCGCACCTGCCCCGAGCGCATCCCCGGCTCGTACTCGTCGAGCAGGGCGTTGTAGGGGTGGTCCTCGTAGCCCAGGAGGTCGGCGCGGCGCCGGGCGAGGTCGATCATCTTCCCCAGGTGCGGGGCGAAGGTGGCGAAATGACTGCGTTCGCGGGCGTCCAGCCAGGCGTGGTGCGCCTCGTTGCGGGCGCGGGCAGCTTCCTCCACGAATTCGGTGGGGAGCCGGGTCGCCTTCTCGAAGTCGCGGCGGGCCACCCGCACGACGGCGGCGTCCGTCTCGCCTGCGGGAGTGCCCGCCGCGTCCAGCAGCTCGGCGGTGCGCGGGGCCGTGAACAGTTCGTGCGTGAGGCCTTCCAGGGTCGCCATCTGGAGGCCCCGCACCCGGGCCCCCTCAGGGGGCATCTGCGTCTCCTGGTCCCAGGACAGCAGCCCGGCGGCGGCGTTCAGGTCGCTGACCTGCCCGAGACGGCGTTTCAGTTCGTCCATGCTCATGCCCGCAGCCTAGCGTCCGGCGGGCAGGGTCACCCTACTGCCAGCGCTCCCACGCCTCCCCCGCCTCACCGAGGACGAGCGGGCGCACCTCCCCGATCAGGTACAGGCTCCCGCACAGGGCCGCGAGCCCCCCGGGCGGGAGGAGGTCGAGGGCCGCCCCGGGCGAGTCGGCGAGGCGAACGGGGAGCCCCTCGAACAACGGTGCGAGGTCGGCAGGATCGGCGGCACGCGGGCTGAGGGCGGCCCGGGTGAGGATGACCTCAGACGCGACCGCGCGCAGGGCCGCCGCCACCCCCGCCACGTCCTTGTCCGCCGCCGAGCCGAAGACGACGGGAAGATGCTCCACCCCCAGCCCCCGCAGGGCGGACACGAGCGCCCGCGCCCCGTCCGGGTTGTGCGCCCCGTCGAGGATTACCCGGCCCCCCCGCCACGGCAGCACCTCCAGGCGGCCCGGCCAGCGCACCCCCGCCGCGCCCGCCCGGATCGCCCCCTCCCCCACCCCGAGGCGGTGGGCGGCGGCGGCGGCGAGCGCGGCGTTCCTCGCCCCGTGTTCGCCGAGCAGCGGGGTGCGGAAGGCGAGCACCGCCCCCGGCAGCCTCAGGCGCACGTCCCACCCGTTCCAGCCCAGCGAGGTCGTCTCCAGCGTGACCTGGCGCCCCAGGGCCCAGAGGTCCGCCCCCCGCGCTTCCAGCAGGGGCAGGAGGTCGGCGTCCACCCCCGTCACGGCGGGGTGAGCGGCGCGGAGGATGCCCGCCTTCTCCCCCGCGATGGCCTCCCGCGTCTCGCCCAGGATGGCCGTGTGATCGAGGGCGACGTTGGTGATCACGCTCAGCTCAGGGTCGAGGACGTTCGTGGCGTCGAGCCTTCCGCCGAGGCCCACCTCCATCACGGCCACCCCCACCCCCGCCCCCGCGAAGAGGAGGCAGCCCAGGGCCGTCACGATCTCGAAAAAGGAAGCGCCCTGGGCCTCGGCGTGGGGCCGCACGTGTCCCAGGGCCTCCCGCACCACGTCCGGCGGGAGCTCAGCGCCCGCGACCACGAAGCGCTCGGCAAAGCGCGTCAGGTGCGGGCTGGTAAAGAGGCCCGTCCGTTCCCCCGCCGCCGTCAGGCTGGAGGCCAGGTTCGCGGCGGTGCTTCCCTTGCCGTTCGTGCCGCCGACGAGCACGGCGCGGAAACGCTCCTGGGGATCACCCAGACGGGCGAGCAGGGCACGCACCCGGGACAGCCCGGGATGAACGCCGAACCGTTGCCGCGCGAAGAGCCATTCCAGGTCGGGCGTGGGGGTCATGCGGGCAGGATAGGAGCCGCGCCGGACGCCGGAGAAGAGGGGCCGGACCTCTCCTCCCGGCCTCTCCTTCCCGGCCCCGGGTCAGGCGCCCGGCGTGAAGTAGGCTTCGAGCGTCGGCACGATCTGTTTCTTGCGGCTGATGCGGCTCCCCAGGTCGGCGAGCTTTCCCTCGGGCTCCACCCCGAACGCCTCGCGCAGCACCTTCTCCTCGGTGGCGGACAGCACCAGGGTCTGGTTCGTCTCGCGCAGGATGTCCACGACCGAGAGGAGCACGCCGTTCAGGCCGTCTTCCGCCCGCGCCCGGTCCATCGCGGCGAGCAGTTCCTCTTGCCGACCGAGCACGTACCCCGGATTGGTCGTCTCGACCACGCCGAGGCCCCACTGCTGCACGGTCTGGGGTTTAGCCGGGTCCCCGAAGGGAAAGACCTTGTAGTCCATCCGCAGCAGGGTGTCGGCGGGCGTGTCCCCGAGGTCGCTCTTGGCGGCGAACATCGCGAGCGCGTAGGCCTCCACGTCCGCGACCTCCGCAATGGGCGCCAGAAACGCCACCGCCTCGCGGTCGTCCGGCGTGGTCGTCGGGCTGCGGAAGTGCAGGGTATCG
Encoded here:
- a CDS encoding manganese-dependent inorganic pyrophosphatase, with translation MLAVFGHTNPDTDAITSALVYARLLSRQGVEARAYRLGDLNFETPFVLREAGVEAPEMLPELGAGARVALVDHNESAQSVSNLSELTVTRVVDHHKLGDLTTSQPASLRFEPVGCTATILLKLHREAGLSVERTDARLMLSAILSDTLHFRSPTTTPDDREAVAFLAPIAEVADVEAYALAMFAAKSDLGDTPADTLLRMDYKVFPFGDPAKPQTVQQWGLGVVETTNPGYVLGRQEELLAAMDRARAEDGLNGVLLSVVDILRETNQTLVLSATEEKVLREAFGVEPEGKLADLGSRISRKKQIVPTLEAYFTPGA
- a CDS encoding bifunctional folylpolyglutamate synthase/dihydrofolate synthase, which gives rise to MTPTPDLEWLFARQRFGVHPGLSRVRALLARLGDPQERFRAVLVGGTNGKGSTAANLASSLTAAGERTGLFTSPHLTRFAERFVVAGAELPPDVVREALGHVRPHAEAQGASFFEIVTALGCLLFAGAGVGVAVMEVGLGGRLDATNVLDPELSVITNVALDHTAILGETREAIAGEKAGILRAAHPAVTGVDADLLPLLEARGADLWALGRQVTLETTSLGWNGWDVRLRLPGAVLAFRTPLLGEHGARNAALAAAAAHRLGVGEGAIRAGAAGVRWPGRLEVLPWRGGRVILDGAHNPDGARALVSALRGLGVEHLPVVFGSAADKDVAGVAAALRAVASEVILTRAALSPRAADPADLAPLFEGLPVRLADSPGAALDLLPPGGLAALCGSLYLIGEVRPLVLGEAGEAWERWQ
- a CDS encoding helix-turn-helix domain-containing protein, encoding MKLHERLRELRSERGLRLKDVAETAGISVPYLSDLERGRTNPSLETLQTLAGAYAITVHDLLEGVEFYGDSTEGALPKGLADLVADPALGGQLTPDWVRTLSRIELRGKRPRDKQDWYEIYLHLKRILS
- a CDS encoding carboxypeptidase M32, encoding MSMDELKRRLGQVSDLNAAAGLLSWDQETQMPPEGARVRGLQMATLEGLTHELFTAPRTAELLDAAGTPAGETDAAVVRVARRDFEKATRLPTEFVEEAARARNEAHHAWLDARERSHFATFAPHLGKMIDLARRRADLLGYEDHPYNALLDEYEPGMRSGQVRAVFADLRDRTLPLLRRVTAAGNAADYGVLTRPFSPEAQKAFAWRVAGEAFGLGPAFSRQDESAHPFQTNFSREDVRITTRVEAYWPACLFGTWHETGHAMYERGVAPRWERTPVSAGASLGVHESQSRLFENLLARSRPFWERYLPALAKVAPEVTAGLDADTIYRAVNRVQPSLIRVEADEVTYNFHVMLRFELELALLEGTLRVAELPEAWNAKMHDYLGLTPPDDARGVLQDIHWSAGLIGYFPTYTLGNLLSVQLLEAARRDPEIAAGIERAEYAPLLAWLAEQVHSHGRSLTPAELTERATGRALSADPYVAYLHAKYEDIYGLKAEG